The Streptomyces sp. DH-12 genome has a window encoding:
- a CDS encoding 2,3-dihydro-2,3-dihydroxybenzoate dehydrogenase, which yields MDGKVALVTGAAGGIGEAVARALGERGAVVGAVDRDADRLRQVVDKLRADGLEARALPADVTSAADVDAVVRTAEERLGPLEYLVNGAGVLRLGTVRNLTDEDWTTTFAVNATGVFLMSRAVVNRMLPRRRGAIVTVASNAAATPRVQMAAYAASKAAATMFTKSLGLEVARDGIRCNVVAPGSTSTPMLTSMWHDESGPKHTIEGRLDAFRVGIPLGKVARPSDVADAVAFLLSDEASHITLHELTVDGGAALGA from the coding sequence ATGGACGGAAAGGTCGCACTCGTCACCGGGGCGGCGGGCGGCATCGGCGAGGCGGTGGCCCGCGCCCTCGGCGAACGCGGCGCGGTGGTGGGAGCCGTGGACCGCGACGCCGACCGGCTGCGGCAGGTGGTGGACAAGCTGCGCGCGGACGGCCTGGAGGCGCGGGCCCTGCCCGCCGACGTCACCAGCGCCGCCGACGTCGACGCCGTGGTCCGCACGGCCGAGGAGCGCCTCGGCCCGCTGGAGTACCTGGTCAACGGGGCCGGCGTGCTGCGCCTGGGCACCGTGCGCAACCTCACCGACGAGGACTGGACGACGACGTTCGCCGTCAACGCCACCGGCGTCTTCCTGATGTCGCGGGCCGTCGTCAACCGCATGCTGCCGCGCCGGCGGGGCGCGATCGTCACCGTGGCGTCCAACGCCGCCGCCACCCCGCGGGTGCAGATGGCCGCCTACGCCGCGTCCAAGGCGGCGGCGACCATGTTCACCAAGAGCCTGGGCCTGGAGGTCGCCCGGGACGGCATCCGCTGCAACGTGGTGGCGCCGGGCTCCACCAGCACCCCGATGCTCACCTCCATGTGGCACGACGAGTCCGGCCCGAAGCACACGATCGAGGGGCGGCTGGACGCGTTCCGGGTCGGCATCCCGCTGGGCAAGGTGGCCCGTCCCTCGGACGTCGCCGACGCCGTCGCCTTCCTGCTGTCCGACGAGGCCTCCCACATCACCCTGCACGAACTCACCGTCGACGGCGGCGCCGCGCTCGGCGCCTGA
- a CDS encoding 3-deoxy-7-phosphoheptulonate synthase produces the protein MDDALLDIKDKPARQQPEWGDAARVRQVTDTLAHRPALVDAADVDTLRSLLARVASGEALVVQSGDCAEDPAECTPGYVARKAAVLDLLAGALKMITHKPVIRVGRIAGQFGKPRSSPTELVGGVELPSYRGHMVNGPEPDPESRRPEPGRMLDCYQAAREIMTQLGWQDAGPRHAVEPPVWTSHEALILDYELPMVRRDDRGRLVLTSTHWPWIGERTRQLDGAHVALLSRVANPVACKIGPKVTADELLGLCERLDPDREKGRLTLIARMGASTVGDRLPGLVAAARDAGHPVIWLTDAMHGNTVALPGGLKTRYLETIEREIQEFQEAVRSEGGIIGGLHLETTPDDVTECVPNDACVEHVADKYTSYCDPRLNPGQAVAVASAWLG, from the coding sequence GTGGACGACGCCCTGCTCGACATCAAGGACAAACCGGCCAGGCAGCAGCCCGAGTGGGGTGACGCGGCGCGGGTGCGGCAGGTCACGGACACCCTGGCCCACCGGCCCGCCCTCGTCGACGCGGCGGACGTCGACACGCTGCGTTCACTGCTGGCCCGGGTCGCCTCGGGCGAGGCCCTGGTCGTCCAGTCCGGCGACTGCGCCGAGGACCCCGCCGAGTGCACGCCCGGCTATGTCGCCCGGAAGGCCGCGGTGCTGGACCTGCTGGCCGGCGCGCTGAAGATGATCACGCACAAGCCGGTGATCCGTGTGGGCCGGATCGCGGGCCAGTTCGGCAAGCCCCGCTCCAGCCCGACCGAACTGGTCGGCGGTGTGGAACTGCCGTCCTACCGGGGCCACATGGTCAACGGCCCGGAGCCCGACCCGGAGAGCCGGCGCCCGGAGCCCGGCCGCATGCTGGACTGCTACCAGGCGGCCCGCGAGATCATGACCCAGCTCGGCTGGCAGGACGCCGGACCGCGGCACGCCGTCGAGCCGCCGGTGTGGACCAGCCACGAGGCGCTGATCCTGGACTACGAACTCCCCATGGTCCGCCGGGACGACCGGGGCCGGCTCGTCCTCACCTCCACGCACTGGCCCTGGATCGGCGAGCGCACCCGTCAGCTCGACGGCGCGCACGTCGCCCTGCTGTCCCGGGTCGCCAACCCGGTCGCCTGCAAGATCGGGCCCAAGGTGACGGCCGACGAGCTCCTCGGGTTGTGCGAACGGCTCGACCCCGACCGGGAGAAGGGCCGCCTGACCCTCATCGCCCGGATGGGAGCGTCCACGGTCGGCGACCGGTTGCCGGGGCTCGTCGCCGCGGCCCGCGATGCCGGGCACCCGGTGATCTGGCTGACCGACGCCATGCACGGCAACACCGTCGCCCTGCCGGGCGGCCTCAAGACCCGCTACCTGGAGACGATCGAGCGGGAGATCCAGGAGTTCCAGGAGGCCGTCCGCTCCGAGGGCGGCATCATCGGCGGGCTGCACCTGGAGACCACGCCGGACGACGTCACCGAGTGCGTCCCCAACGACGCCTGCGTCGAGCACGTCGCGGACAAGTACACGTCCTACTGCGATCCGCGCCTCAACCCGGGCCAGGCCGTCGCCGTGGCCTCGGCCTGGCTCGGCTGA
- the tal gene encoding transaldolase has protein sequence MSDRLRQPGVLELDELVAEGVSPWLDGLTRGHLASGCLTRLIARTGVRGATSDPAALAAAVESDDAYREQLAGLASDDICAADAVRAVAAYDVRWACDELRPVYQATRGLDGLVSMDLDPHLARDVESAVAEAEQALRAVNRPNAMVKLPATTEGIAAIRECVGAGFPVHVTAVFSASRYREALDAYVEGLQRALADGRRLSAPVSVVSLPVGLLDAEVDARLEDLGTPDALALRGEAAVARARHFYRMYDDWFGGADWRALAAAGGHPQRLMWTATTVTEPSSSLTRYVEQLVTWGTITLMTLPTLEAAARRLDMCGDTLMGRHGAALEVWRRLEGLGIDGEEVARKLEAESVEGLAAAWRDLYAAVDAGRHTAHRT, from the coding sequence ATGTCGGACCGGCTGAGGCAACCGGGCGTGCTGGAGCTGGACGAACTGGTCGCGGAGGGCGTCTCGCCCTGGCTGGACGGACTCACCCGCGGTCACCTCGCCTCCGGATGCCTGACCCGGCTCATCGCGCGCACCGGCGTCCGGGGCGCCACGTCCGACCCGGCCGCGCTGGCAGCGGCGGTCGAGAGCGACGACGCCTACCGCGAACAACTCGCGGGCCTGGCCTCCGACGACATCTGCGCCGCCGACGCGGTACGTGCGGTGGCGGCGTACGACGTCCGCTGGGCCTGTGACGAACTCCGCCCGGTGTACCAGGCCACACGCGGCCTGGACGGCCTGGTGTCGATGGACCTGGACCCGCACCTCGCCCGCGACGTCGAGTCGGCCGTGGCGGAGGCGGAGCAAGCGCTGCGCGCGGTGAACCGGCCCAACGCGATGGTCAAGCTGCCGGCCACCACGGAGGGGATCGCCGCGATCAGGGAGTGCGTCGGTGCGGGCTTCCCCGTCCACGTCACCGCGGTCTTCTCGGCCTCGCGCTATCGCGAGGCCCTCGACGCCTATGTGGAGGGCCTCCAGCGCGCGCTGGCCGACGGCCGGCGACTCTCGGCACCGGTCTCGGTCGTCTCGCTGCCCGTGGGCCTGTTGGACGCCGAGGTGGACGCGCGGCTGGAGGACCTGGGCACCCCCGACGCCCTGGCGCTGCGCGGCGAAGCCGCTGTGGCACGCGCCCGCCACTTCTACCGGATGTACGACGACTGGTTCGGCGGCGCCGACTGGCGGGCCCTGGCCGCCGCGGGAGGCCATCCGCAACGGCTGATGTGGACGGCCACGACCGTGACCGAGCCCTCGTCGTCCCTCACCCGCTACGTCGAGCAGCTCGTCACCTGGGGCACGATCACCTTGATGACCCTGCCCACCCTGGAGGCGGCCGCCCGACGGCTCGACATGTGCGGCGACACGTTGATGGGTCGTCACGGCGCGGCTCTCGAGGTCTGGAGACGGCTGGAGGGCCTCGGCATCGACGGCGAAGAGGTCGCCAGGAAGCTGGAGGCCGAGAGCGTCGAAGGGCTGGCGGCCGCGTGGCGCGACCTGTACGCGGCAGTGGACGCGGGGCGGCACACGGCTCACCGGACCTGA
- a CDS encoding ATP-binding protein produces the protein MPVPASPSQHPPAGAPRTSFAARAAVLVVTAAAGGAALALAPSGATSWALAVVLAGWACVAVTVLVDHRFVQRARSTAAERESEISRLRAEAARRSAEISHLAGVTLPAVAERLREGTSAADVLAAVPPPSDPQLSRITHTFAATVEEDVRRVFTLEDEYRAVRDELDRTAAEHDRFVRETMPAAVARLREGRSADTVLAETDLPQLPALRAPAESFIRELAYSERRAAAAQAASAKALSRVQAKAVQMLADLREMQERHGEEVFGDLLKLDHSTSQLGLMTDRLALLMGGRSSRAWNKPIVMESILRGAAGRIAAYQRVRLHCSTRTAVAGFAAEGVMHLLAELMDNAANFSPPIDEVHVYVEDRSAGIVVTIEDSGLKMAAAAMRRAEEAVTGRVTDLASLQGTRLGLAVVGRLAAKYGISVNYRPSSRGGTGVVVLLPLNLLAQQREPAPHETAGRGEALAGRGGAARGVPVPSPSTSGSASLPARGSHDADALPTRGSRGDADALPARGSHDDHDNAAEARPAAAALPAAPEPASWPERPAARTERSDLPSVPGQGRHRQPESTTLNGLPVRAPGRTMAEAEREREQRQSAAARSDDTGSARRGARDAGSRFGAFHRGARQSGAGAAGTSGNGITGASGSGNTGTSGTDAGSQPPAAP, from the coding sequence ATGCCAGTGCCTGCCTCTCCCAGCCAGCACCCACCGGCGGGGGCGCCGCGCACCTCGTTCGCCGCACGGGCGGCCGTGCTGGTGGTGACCGCCGCCGCCGGAGGCGCGGCGCTCGCCCTGGCACCGTCCGGCGCCACCTCGTGGGCCCTGGCCGTGGTGCTGGCCGGATGGGCGTGCGTGGCCGTCACCGTCCTCGTCGACCACCGCTTCGTCCAGCGGGCCCGCTCCACCGCCGCCGAGCGGGAGTCGGAGATCAGCCGCCTGCGCGCCGAGGCGGCCCGGCGGTCCGCGGAGATCTCCCACCTGGCCGGAGTCACCCTGCCCGCCGTGGCCGAACGGCTGCGCGAGGGAACGAGCGCCGCCGACGTGCTGGCCGCCGTGCCCCCGCCGTCCGACCCGCAGCTCTCCCGCATCACCCACACCTTCGCCGCCACCGTCGAGGAGGACGTGCGGCGCGTGTTCACCCTCGAGGACGAGTACCGCGCGGTCCGCGACGAACTCGACCGGACCGCGGCCGAACACGACCGGTTCGTACGGGAGACGATGCCGGCCGCGGTCGCCCGGCTCCGCGAGGGCCGCTCCGCCGACACCGTGCTCGCCGAGACCGACCTGCCGCAGCTCCCCGCCCTGCGCGCCCCGGCGGAATCGTTCATCCGTGAACTCGCCTACAGCGAGCGGCGCGCCGCCGCCGCCCAGGCCGCCTCCGCCAAGGCGCTCAGCCGCGTCCAGGCGAAGGCCGTCCAGATGCTCGCCGACCTGCGCGAGATGCAGGAACGGCACGGCGAGGAGGTCTTCGGCGACCTGCTGAAGCTGGACCACAGCACCTCCCAGCTCGGCCTGATGACCGACCGGCTGGCGCTGCTCATGGGCGGCCGGTCCAGCCGCGCCTGGAACAAGCCGATCGTGATGGAGAGCATCCTGCGCGGCGCCGCCGGCCGCATCGCCGCCTACCAGCGGGTGCGTCTGCACTGCTCCACCCGTACCGCGGTCGCCGGTTTCGCCGCCGAGGGCGTCATGCACCTGCTCGCCGAACTGATGGACAACGCGGCGAACTTCTCCCCGCCCATCGACGAGGTGCACGTCTACGTCGAGGACCGCAGCGCCGGCATCGTCGTCACCATCGAGGACAGCGGCCTGAAGATGGCTGCCGCGGCGATGCGGCGCGCCGAGGAGGCCGTCACCGGCCGCGTCACCGACCTCGCCTCGCTCCAGGGCACCCGGCTCGGCCTCGCCGTGGTCGGCCGGCTCGCCGCGAAGTACGGCATCAGCGTCAACTACCGGCCGTCCTCCCGCGGCGGCACCGGCGTCGTCGTCCTGCTGCCGCTGAACCTGCTCGCCCAGCAGCGCGAGCCCGCGCCGCACGAGACGGCCGGCCGGGGCGAGGCGCTGGCCGGCCGCGGCGGAGCGGCCCGGGGCGTGCCCGTCCCGTCCCCGTCGACGTCCGGCTCGGCCTCGCTGCCCGCCCGCGGCTCCCACGACGCGGACGCCCTGCCCACCCGTGGTTCCCGGGGCGACGCGGACGCCCTGCCCGCCCGCGGCTCCCACGACGACCATGACAACGCTGCCGAGGCCCGCCCCGCGGCCGCCGCGCTGCCCGCCGCCCCGGAGCCGGCCTCCTGGCCCGAGCGCCCGGCCGCCCGCACCGAGCGGTCCGACCTGCCCTCGGTACCCGGCCAGGGACGGCACCGGCAGCCCGAGAGCACCACCCTGAACGGCCTCCCGGTCCGCGCCCCCGGCCGCACCATGGCCGAGGCGGAACGCGAGCGCGAGCAGCGCCAGTCGGCGGCCGCCCGCTCCGACGACACGGGGTCGGCACGACGCGGCGCGCGCGACGCCGGTTCACGGTTCGGCGCCTTCCACCGCGGCGCCCGGCAGTCCGGCGCCGGCGCCGCCGGCACGTCAGGAAACGGCATCACCGGCGCGTCCGGCAGCGGCAACACCGGCACGTCCGGAACCGACGCCGGTTCCCAGCCGCCCGCGGCTCCCTAG
- a CDS encoding roadblock/LC7 domain-containing protein — translation MQTTTTDNSLNWLLQGLLERTPGARHALVLSRDGLKLCWSEHLTLDLADQLSAICSGIQALAQGASMEFGDGTGGVRQSMTEFHGGLLFIVEAGEGAHLAVVAGEDADPGVVGHQMTELVEQIGDHLRAEPRTEAAGSGTS, via the coding sequence ATGCAGACCACGACCACCGACAACAGCCTCAACTGGCTCCTGCAGGGTCTCCTGGAGCGGACCCCCGGCGCACGGCACGCCCTGGTCCTCTCCCGTGACGGCCTCAAGCTCTGCTGGAGCGAGCACCTGACCCTCGACCTCGCCGACCAGCTCTCGGCCATCTGCTCCGGCATCCAGGCCCTCGCCCAGGGCGCCTCCATGGAGTTCGGCGACGGCACCGGCGGCGTACGGCAGTCGATGACCGAGTTCCACGGCGGCCTGCTGTTCATCGTGGAGGCCGGCGAGGGCGCGCACCTCGCCGTCGTCGCCGGGGAGGACGCCGACCCCGGCGTGGTCGGCCACCAGATGACGGAACTGGTCGAGCAGATCGGCGACCACCTGCGGGCCGAACCCCGAACCGAGGCCGCGGGGAGCGGAACCTCGTGA
- a CDS encoding DUF742 domain-containing protein, translated as MTPRKPVDTGDPDRLYTVTGGRSRADESFDLVTLIVSESAPTPGMQSEHVRILELCAHPVAVVEIAAELGLPVTVVRILLGDLLDTGRITARHPRAAASVASLPDSALLQEVLHGLRNL; from the coding sequence GTGACCCCCCGCAAACCCGTCGACACGGGCGACCCGGACCGGCTCTACACCGTCACCGGCGGACGCAGCCGCGCCGACGAGTCCTTCGACCTGGTCACCCTGATCGTCAGCGAGAGCGCGCCGACGCCGGGGATGCAGTCGGAGCACGTCCGGATCCTGGAACTGTGCGCACACCCCGTCGCCGTCGTCGAGATCGCCGCGGAACTCGGGCTGCCGGTCACGGTCGTACGCATCCTGCTCGGCGACCTGCTGGACACCGGACGCATCACCGCGCGCCACCCCCGCGCGGCGGCGTCCGTCGCCTCCCTGCCCGATTCCGCCCTACTCCAAGAGGTGCTCCATGGACTCCGCAACCTCTGA
- a CDS encoding ATP/GTP-binding protein: MDSATSELPTHRTPLRDTAETGLKIVVVGGFGVGKTTLVRSVSEIRPLNTEEVMTQAGVGVDETDGVSTKTTTTVAFDFGRISLNDRMVLYLFGAPGQERFWFLWDRLFSGTLGAVVLVDTRRMDDSWYAIDRLEHHGTPFVVAVNRFDDNSVRYSLDEIRQALALPAHVPMVDCDARVRASGKDVLITLVNHLHDLATAKEATL; the protein is encoded by the coding sequence ATGGACTCCGCAACCTCTGAGCTGCCCACCCACCGCACACCGCTCCGCGACACCGCGGAGACGGGTCTGAAGATCGTCGTCGTGGGCGGGTTCGGCGTGGGCAAGACGACCCTGGTCCGTTCCGTGAGCGAGATCCGGCCGCTGAACACCGAGGAGGTGATGACCCAGGCCGGCGTGGGCGTCGACGAGACCGACGGGGTGAGCACGAAGACCACCACCACGGTCGCCTTCGACTTCGGGCGGATCAGCCTCAACGACCGCATGGTGCTGTACCTCTTCGGCGCGCCCGGGCAGGAGCGCTTCTGGTTCCTGTGGGACCGGCTGTTCTCCGGCACCCTGGGCGCCGTGGTCCTCGTGGACACGCGGAGGATGGACGACTCCTGGTACGCCATCGACCGCCTCGAGCACCACGGCACGCCGTTCGTGGTGGCCGTCAACCGGTTCGACGACAACAGCGTCCGGTACTCCCTGGACGAGATACGCCAGGCGCTCGCCCTCCCCGCGCACGTGCCGATGGTCGACTGCGACGCCCGGGTCCGGGCCTCCGGCAAGGACGTGCTGATCACCCTCGTGAACCACCTCCACGACCTGGCCACCGCCAAGGAGGCGACACTGTGA
- a CDS encoding cytochrome P450 — translation MTDPAAPFAHPARTGDGPPPGCPAHAGAVSLTGLDFQQTPSQLYRTMRREHGPVAPVLLDGGIPAWLVLGYTELTYVTSHDELFARDSRRWNQWENIPSDWPLLPYVGYQPSVLFAEGDEHRRRAGVITEALEGVDQFELANECLLIADDLIARFAGSGQAELMSDYVHPLLMRAVVQMCGMPATGEDTRRLVDDLRISLDAAEGEDPVAGYNRVGERLRELVKEKRTAPGPDVTSRMVTDPAGLSDEEIVQDLISVISAAEQPTANWVCNTLRLLLTDERFAVNVSGGRLSVGEALNEVLWLDTPTQNFIGRWAVRDVQLGGRQIKAGDCVVLGLAAANTDPQIWPEGHVGAENAAHLSFSNGEHRCPYPAPLLADVMARTAVETLLERLPDLVLAVEPEELVWRPSIWMRGLMELPVQFTPVVQ, via the coding sequence GTGACCGATCCGGCCGCTCCCTTCGCGCACCCGGCCCGCACCGGCGACGGGCCGCCACCGGGGTGCCCCGCGCACGCCGGCGCGGTGAGCCTGACCGGGCTGGACTTCCAGCAGACGCCCTCGCAGCTCTACCGCACGATGCGCCGTGAACACGGCCCCGTGGCACCGGTGCTGCTCGACGGCGGCATCCCGGCCTGGCTGGTGCTGGGCTACACCGAGCTCACCTATGTGACCAGTCACGACGAGCTGTTCGCACGGGACTCCCGGCGCTGGAACCAGTGGGAGAACATCCCGTCGGACTGGCCGCTGCTGCCGTACGTCGGCTACCAGCCGTCGGTGCTGTTCGCCGAGGGCGACGAGCACCGGCGGCGGGCCGGGGTGATCACCGAGGCGCTGGAGGGCGTCGACCAGTTCGAGCTGGCCAACGAGTGCCTGCTGATCGCCGACGACCTCATCGCCCGGTTCGCCGGCAGCGGCCAGGCCGAGCTGATGTCCGACTACGTGCACCCCCTGCTGATGCGCGCCGTCGTGCAGATGTGCGGCATGCCGGCGACCGGTGAGGACACCCGCCGGCTCGTCGACGACCTGCGCATCTCCCTGGACGCCGCGGAGGGCGAGGACCCGGTCGCCGGGTACAACCGGGTGGGTGAGCGGCTGCGGGAGCTGGTCAAGGAGAAGCGGACGGCGCCCGGCCCGGACGTCACCTCGCGCATGGTGACGGACCCGGCGGGACTCTCGGACGAGGAGATCGTCCAGGACCTCATCTCGGTGATCTCGGCGGCCGAGCAGCCGACGGCCAACTGGGTCTGCAACACCCTGCGTCTGCTGCTGACGGACGAGCGCTTCGCCGTGAACGTCTCGGGCGGCCGGCTCAGCGTCGGCGAGGCGCTCAACGAGGTGCTGTGGCTGGACACCCCGACGCAGAACTTCATCGGGCGCTGGGCGGTGCGGGACGTCCAGCTCGGCGGCCGGCAGATAAAGGCCGGCGACTGCGTGGTGCTGGGCCTGGCCGCGGCCAACACCGACCCGCAGATCTGGCCCGAGGGCCACGTGGGCGCGGAGAACGCGGCGCACCTGTCGTTCAGCAACGGCGAGCACCGCTGCCCGTACCCGGCCCCGCTGCTGGCGGACGTGATGGCGCGGACGGCGGTCGAGACGCTGCTGGAGCGGCTGCCGGACCTGGTCCTGGCCGTCGAGCCGGAGGAACTGGTCTGGCGTCCGTCGATCTGGATGCGGGGCCTGATGGAACTGCCGGTGCAGTTCACGCCGGTGGTGCAGTAG
- a CDS encoding cytochrome P450, with protein sequence MSTAQQVPDILSPEFAADPYPAYRVMRETSPLIWHEPTKSYIVSRYEDVERVFKDKAGEFTTDNYAWQLEPVHGKTILQLSGREHAVRRALVAPAFRGSDLEQKFLPVIERNSRELIDAFRHTGSADLVNDYATRFPVNVIADMLGLDKADHPRFHRWYTAVIAFLGNLSGDPEVTEAGERTRAEFAEYMLPIIRERRENPGDDLLSVLCAAEVDGVRMSDEDVKAFCSLLLAAGGETTDKAIAGIFANLLAHPDQLAAVRADRSLIPRAFAETLRYTPPVHMIMRQSATEVTLSGGTVPPGATVTCLIGAANRDERRYADPDRFDIFREDLTTTKAFSAAADHLAFALGRHFCVGALLAKAEVEIGVDQLLDAMPDVRLADGFQPAEQGVFTRGPQSLPVRFTPVQG encoded by the coding sequence ATGTCCACCGCCCAGCAGGTGCCCGACATCCTCTCGCCCGAGTTCGCCGCCGACCCCTACCCGGCCTACCGCGTGATGCGGGAGACCTCGCCCCTCATCTGGCACGAGCCGACCAAGAGCTACATCGTCTCGCGCTACGAGGACGTCGAGCGCGTCTTCAAGGACAAGGCCGGCGAGTTCACCACCGACAACTACGCCTGGCAGCTCGAACCGGTGCACGGCAAGACGATTCTGCAGCTCAGCGGGCGTGAGCACGCCGTACGCCGCGCGCTGGTCGCGCCCGCCTTCCGCGGCAGCGACCTGGAGCAGAAGTTCCTGCCGGTCATCGAGCGCAACTCCCGCGAGCTGATCGACGCCTTCCGGCACACCGGCTCCGCGGACCTGGTGAACGACTACGCGACCCGTTTCCCGGTCAACGTCATCGCCGACATGCTGGGCCTGGACAAGGCCGACCACCCCCGCTTCCACCGCTGGTACACCGCCGTCATCGCCTTCCTCGGCAACCTCTCGGGGGACCCCGAGGTCACGGAGGCCGGTGAGCGGACCCGGGCGGAGTTCGCCGAGTACATGCTGCCGATCATCCGCGAGCGCCGGGAGAATCCGGGCGACGACCTGCTGTCGGTCCTGTGCGCCGCCGAGGTGGACGGCGTACGGATGAGCGACGAGGACGTCAAGGCGTTCTGCAGCCTGCTGCTGGCGGCCGGCGGCGAGACCACCGACAAGGCCATCGCCGGCATCTTCGCGAACCTGCTCGCCCACCCCGACCAGCTCGCCGCCGTCCGCGCCGACCGCTCGCTGATACCGCGCGCCTTCGCCGAGACCCTGCGGTACACCCCGCCCGTCCACATGATCATGCGGCAGTCCGCGACGGAGGTCACCCTCAGCGGCGGCACCGTACCCCCCGGCGCCACCGTCACCTGCCTGATAGGCGCCGCCAACCGGGACGAGCGCCGTTACGCCGACCCGGACCGGTTCGACATCTTCCGCGAGGACCTGACCACCACCAAGGCCTTCTCCGCCGCCGCCGACCACCTCGCGTTCGCGCTCGGCCGGCACTTCTGCGTCGGCGCGCTGCTGGCCAAGGCCGAGGTGGAGATCGGCGTCGACCAGCTCCTCGACGCCATGCCGGACGTGCGGCTCGCCGACGGGTTCCAGCCGGCCGAGCAGGGCGTGTTCACCCGCGGCCCGCAGAGCCTCCCGGTCCGGTTCACGCCGGTCCAGGGCTGA
- a CDS encoding DUF397 domain-containing protein has translation MKSAESSTVTSGLAWFKSSYSGTEGGECVEVAAGTAVVHVRDSKAVAGPVVTVSRDAWAGFVGLASSERSV, from the coding sequence ATGAAGAGCGCTGAGTCCTCGACCGTCACCTCCGGGCTCGCCTGGTTCAAGAGCAGCTACAGCGGAACCGAGGGCGGCGAATGCGTAGAGGTCGCGGCCGGTACGGCAGTTGTGCACGTCCGGGACTCCAAGGCCGTCGCCGGGCCCGTCGTCACGGTGTCGCGTGACGCGTGGGCGGGGTTCGTCGGGCTGGCCTCCTCGGAGCGGAGCGTCTGA
- a CDS encoding helix-turn-helix transcriptional regulator encodes MTKRTGADALAGGDGGTVVSVGDGWESDDGGGGARRPEDGAGKGVVAAFGQTLKTLRLREGLDRAEFGSRIGYSAATVASFEQGRRIPSPRTIERADEVLGADGLLCVWKEEVERAQYPVFFQGMATLEREAVELVSYSMPVLNGLLQTEEYMRGLLAMRRPPLDEETTEQRVAARLARQDIFDRQPAPFLSFVLDESLLRRPYGGKAVLRGQLEHLLLIGQKRNVEIQVMPLDREDNAGVNGPFTVVTRKDGKKFVYAEARGIGSLETDPEQGVLAAALYGIIRSQALSPRESTEFIERLLGSP; translated from the coding sequence ATGACGAAGCGTACGGGCGCGGACGCCCTGGCGGGCGGGGACGGCGGAACGGTCGTGAGTGTCGGGGACGGATGGGAGAGCGACGACGGCGGGGGCGGCGCGCGCCGTCCCGAGGACGGGGCGGGGAAGGGCGTGGTCGCCGCGTTCGGGCAGACCCTGAAGACGCTGCGGCTGCGGGAGGGCCTGGACCGGGCGGAGTTCGGGAGCCGGATCGGGTATTCCGCGGCCACGGTCGCGTCGTTCGAGCAGGGGCGGAGGATCCCGTCGCCCCGGACCATCGAGCGGGCGGACGAGGTGCTGGGGGCGGACGGGCTGCTGTGCGTGTGGAAGGAGGAGGTGGAGCGGGCCCAGTACCCGGTGTTCTTCCAGGGGATGGCGACGCTGGAGAGGGAGGCCGTCGAACTCGTCTCCTACAGCATGCCCGTTCTCAACGGGCTGCTCCAGACCGAGGAGTACATGAGGGGGCTGCTCGCGATGAGGCGTCCCCCTCTGGACGAGGAGACCACGGAACAGCGTGTGGCAGCACGACTGGCCCGACAGGACATCTTCGACCGGCAGCCGGCGCCCTTCCTGAGCTTCGTGCTCGACGAGTCGCTCCTACGACGCCCCTACGGGGGTAAGGCCGTGTTGCGGGGACAACTGGAGCACCTGCTGCTGATCGGACAGAAACGCAACGTCGAGATCCAGGTCATGCCGCTCGACCGCGAGGACAACGCGGGCGTGAACGGGCCGTTCACCGTCGTCACGCGCAAGGACGGCAAGAAGTTCGTGTACGCCGAGGCCCGAGGCATCGGCTCTCTGGAGACCGACCCGGAACAAGGGGTTCTGGCCGCCGCGCTCTATGGGATCATCCGATCACAGGCTCTCAGTCCGCGAGAGTCAACGGAGTTCATCGAAAGGTTGCTGGGATCGCCATGA
- a CDS encoding ATP-binding protein → MTNNPAGPTGPGRLATPTARLGAVPPEPAPASRTFAMRFTSTPRGARLARHLAAVRLDAWGVPYGTDDHDAILVIVAELTANAVLHGNVPGRDFHLRLGLLHAGPRSATVRVEVTDTRGERVPLRPGRPRPEVPAVDETGRGLLLVAALATRWDWHPRPDGPGKTVWAEYGISEATSPT, encoded by the coding sequence ATGACGAACAACCCCGCCGGTCCCACCGGCCCCGGCCGGCTCGCCACCCCCACCGCTCGCTTGGGCGCCGTCCCACCCGAACCCGCGCCGGCGTCCCGCACCTTCGCGATGCGCTTCACCTCGACCCCGCGCGGAGCCCGTCTCGCCCGCCACCTCGCCGCCGTCCGCCTGGACGCCTGGGGCGTCCCGTACGGCACCGACGACCACGACGCGATCCTGGTGATCGTCGCCGAGCTGACGGCGAACGCCGTGCTGCACGGCAACGTCCCCGGCCGCGACTTCCACCTGCGCCTCGGGCTCCTCCACGCCGGACCCCGTTCCGCCACCGTCCGCGTCGAGGTCACCGACACCCGGGGCGAACGGGTCCCGCTCCGGCCGGGAAGACCCCGGCCCGAGGTCCCCGCCGTGGACGAAACCGGCCGGGGCCTCCTCCTGGTCGCCGCCCTGGCCACCCGCTGGGACTGGCACCCGCGGCCGGACGGCCCGGGCAAGACGGTCTGGGCGGAGTACGGGATCTCAGAAGCCACCTCGCCGACGTGA